A genomic window from Brassica oleracea var. oleracea cultivar TO1000 chromosome C8, BOL, whole genome shotgun sequence includes:
- the LOC106308108 gene encoding hsp70-Hsp90 organizing protein 2: MADDAAKALGNAAFSSHDFTSAVIHYTSAIALSPTNHILFSNRSAAYASLRNYADALSDAIKTVELKPDWAKGYSRLGAAHWGLNQFQEAAAAYTKGLEIDPSNEALRSGLADAKKMQEMKERAKTANKLGTAAFKNGDFESAIQHYTTAMEMDDEDIAYITNRAAVYLQMEKYKECIEDCDKAVEKGIELGSDHKMIARVLTRKGTAFVKMAKCSKDYEPAIEAYKRALTVHRSNAEAFNKMKEAERAKQVWERREYIDPKISDEEREKGDEFFEKKMYADAIKQYAEAIKRNPEDPKAYSNRAACYNKLGAFPNGLEDAEKCIELDPKFSGGYIRKAEVEFYLKEYDNAMKTYVQGLNHDPNNQELRHGVTSCIQEINKANRGDVTPKELKERQAKGMEDPEIRNILTDPVIRQVMSDLEENLSAAQKQMKNPVIQSKIQKLIGAGIVQMK, translated from the exons ATGGCGGACGACGCCGCCAAAGCTCTAGGAAACGCCGCCTTCTCTTCCCACGACTTCACCTCCGCCGTAATCCACTACACCTCCGCAATCGCTCTATCCCCAACCAACCACATCCTCTTCTCCAACCGCTCCGCCGCTTACGCCTCTCTCCGCAACTACGCCGACGCTCTCTCCGACGCAATCAAGACCGTCGAACTCAAACCTGACTGGGCCAAAGGCTACAGCCGCCTCGGAGCCGCTCACTGGGGGCTAAACCAGTTCCAAGAAGCCGCCGCGGCGTACACCAAGGGTCTCGAGATCGATCCCAGCAACGAGGCGTTGAGATCAGGATTAGCCGATGCAAAGAAGATGCAAGAGATGAAGGAGAGAGCCAAAACGGCGAACAAGTTAGGGACCGCTGCGTTCAAGAATGGCGACTTCGAAAGTGCGATTCAGCATTACACTACAGCCATGGAGATGGATGACGAAGACATCGCATACATCACGAACCGTGCCGCTGTTTATCTTCAAATGGAAAAG TACAAAGAGTGTATAGAGGATTGCGACAAGGCGGTTGAGAAGGGTATAGAGCTTGGATCAGATCACAAGATGATAGCTAGAGTTTTAACTAGGAAAGGGACTGCTTTTGTCAAGATGGCAAAATGCTCTAAAGACTATGAACCTGCTATCGAAGCTTACAAAAGAGCTCTTACGGTGCACCGTAGTAATGCTGAGGCGTTTAATAAGATGAAGGAGGCTGAGAGAGCAAAGCAAGTATGGGAGCGGAGGGAGTATATTGATCCCAAGATCAGTGATGAAGAGCGTGAGAAAG GTGATGAGTTCTTTGAGAAGAAGATGTATGCTGATGCGATAAAGCAGTATGCTGAAGCAATCAAAAGGAATCCAGAAGATCCCAAG GCGTATAGCAACAGAGCAGCTTGTTACAATAAGCTTGGTGCTTTTCCGAATGGACTAGAAGATGCGGAAAAATGTATTGAGCTTGATCCGAAATTCTCTGGAGGATACATCAGAAAAGCTGAAGTTGAGTTCTACTTGAAGGAGTATGACAACGCAATGAAAACATACGTACAAGGTCTTAATCATGATCCTAATAATCAAGAATTGCGCCATGGTGTTACAAG CTGTATACAAGAAATTAACAAAGCTAACCGTGGTGATGTTACTCCTAAGGAGTTGAAAGAGAGACAG GCAAAGGGGATGGAAGACCCAGAGATCCGAAACATCCTCACAGATCCTGTGATCAGACAG GTGATGTCTGATCTTGAGGAGAATCTGAGTGCAGCACAGAAGCAAATGAAGAACCCAGTGATTCAGAGCAAGATTCAAAAGCTTATTGGCGCCGGGATTGTCCAGATGAAATAG
- the LOC106312530 gene encoding thylakoid lumenal protein At1g12250, chloroplastic has translation MYYFYSAKFEPLTMALSSLSPLPMKSLETSRSSSSVSRSLYHLPRHPLRRLQLNSRSRPERDSSDSREDCCSGGEPKTWKRFLSGALAAAVVVSSSGFPAMADLNKFEADIRGEFGIGSAAQFGSADLSKTVHSNENFRRANFTSADMRESDFSGSTFNGAYLEKAVAYKANFSGADLSDTLMDRMVLNEANLTNAILVRSVLTRSDLGGAKIEGADFSDAVIDLLQKQALCKYANGTNPLTGVSTRKSLGCGNSRRNAYGSPSSPLLSAPPQRLLGRDGFCDEKTGLCDAS, from the exons ATGTACTATTTCTACTCTGCAAAGTTTGAACCTTTAACAATGGCTCTCTCTTCGCTCTCTCCGCTCCCTATGAAGTCACTTGAAACTTCACGATCCTCATCTTCCGTCTCAAGGTCTCTTTACCATCTTCCGAGACACCCATTGAGGCGTTTACAGCTAAACTCCCGTTCAAGACCAGAAAGAGATTCGTCAGATTCTAG GGAAGATTGTTGCTCCGGTGGAGAGCCGAAGACGTGGAAGAGGTTTTTATCTGGAGCTTTAGCAGCGGCGGTGGTAGTCTCGAGCTCAGGGTTTCCAGCAATGGCAGATCTTAACAAGTTCGAGGCGGATATACGTGGCGAGTTTGGGATTGGATCAGCTGCTCAGTTCGGTTCTGCTGATCTCAG TAAAACAGTTCACTCCAATGAAAATTTCAG AAGAGCCAACTTCACTTCTGCAGACATGAGAGAGTCTGACTTCAGTGGTTCGACCTTCAATGGCGCCTATCTTGAGAAAGCAGTTGCATACAAAGCTAACTTCTCAG GTGCTGATTTGAGTGATACATTGATGGACCGGATG GTGCTGAACGAGGCGAATCTGACAAATGCGATTCTTGTACGTTCGGTTCTAACACGTAGTGACCTCGGTGGCGCCAAGATCGAAGGTGCCGACTTTAGTGACGCTGTGATTGATCTTCTTCAAAAACAG GCTTTGTGTAAATACGCAAACGGGACAAACCCATTGACTGGAGTGAGCACAAGGAAGAGCCTTGGATGTGGAAATAGCAGGAGAAATGCATATGGCTCCCCTTCGTCTCCTCTACTCAGTGCACCACCTCAACGTCTGCTTGGCCGTGATGGATTCTGCGATGAGAAGACTGGTCTTTGTGACGCCTCGTAG
- the LOC106308107 gene encoding probable disease resistance protein At1g12290, producing the protein MGSCVSVQLQAPCVEVLNHLGSCFCSKLKYIQNLRKNLVDLETAMEDLKAVRSDLLRKVHAAEEGGGLQRLHQIKVWLERVESIECQFDGLYSSRDVELKRLCLNGAGPKNLRLNYLYGKRVFKMLNMVKDLKSKGFFEEVASPAARAVGEERPLTPTVVGQETMLEKAWNHLMDDETGIMGLYGMGGVGKTTLLTQINNKFVDMCDTHDGVVIVIWVVVSGDLQVHKIQHRIGNKIGYKGVEWKKRKENQKALDIFNFLSKKRFVLLLDDIWRKVDLTEIGIPNPTSQNGCKIVFTTRSLGVCTSMGVHEPMEVRCLSTNDAWDLFKKKVGQNTLDIHPDIPKIARKVAGACRGLPLALNVIGETMSCKKTTQEWYHAVDVLKTYAADFSDVKEKILPILKYSYDNLEGENVKSCFLYCSLFPEDALIDKERVIDYWICEGFIHGVESKERAVNQGYEILGTLVCASLLQEGGKYDNKSYVRMHDVVREMSLWIASDLEKHKGSYIVRAGVGLNEVPKVQNWQLVTRMSLVNNKIKEIDESHLECPNLTTLLLQNNRCLVTISGEFFRSMPRLVVLDLSWNVDLKVLPEQISELVSLRYLDLSESNIVRLPVGLQKLKRLMHLNLESMLCLEGVSGISNLSSLKTLKLLNFIMWPTMSLLEELERLEHLEVLTVEITSSSVLKQLLCSHRLVRCLQKLSIKYIEEESVRVLTLPSIQDLREVFIGGCGIREIMIERNTVLTSPCLPHLSKVLIAGCNGLKDLTWLLFAPNLTHLSVWNSSQLEEIISQENAAGVEIVPFRKLEYLHLWDLPELMSIYWSPLPFPYLSLINVQNDCQKLRKLPLDSQSSVAGEELVIEYGAEEWKEKLEWADEATRLRFLPSCKLVLYDV; encoded by the coding sequence ATGGGTAGTTGTGTCTCTGTCCAGCTCCAAGCACCATGCGTTGAAGTGCTGAACCATCTCGGTAGCTGCTTCTGCAGCAAACTCAAATATATCCAAAACCTCAGGAAGAATCTTGTGGATTTGGAGACAGCCATGGAAGATCTCAAGGCGGTGCGATCTGATCTGCTACGGAAGGTGCATGCAGCAGAAGAAGGAGGAGGTCTACAAAGGCTTCATCAAATCAAGGTATGGCTTGAGAGAGTCGAGTCTATCGAATGCCAATTCGATGGTCTATATAGTAGTAGAGATGTTGAACTTAAGAGATTGTGTTTGAATGGTGCTGGCCCCAAGAATTTAAGATTGAACTATCTTTACGGAAAGAGGGTCTTCAAGATGTTGAATATGGTTAAAGACTTGAAATCTAAAGGGTTTTTTGAAGAGGTGGCTAGTCCTGCTGCTAGAGCTGTGGGAGAGGAAAGACCTTTAACCCCAACGGTCGTTGGTCAAGAAACAATGCTAGAAAAGGCGTGGAACCACCTCATGGATGATGAGACTGGAATAATGGGCCTCTATGGAATGGGCGGAGTAGGGAAAACAACTCTTCTCACACAGATCAACAATAAGTTTGTTGATATGTGTGACACACATGATGGGGTTGTCATAGTCATTTGGGTTGTGGTCTCTGGTGATCTACAAGTCCACAAGATCCAACACAGGATTGGCAACAAGATAGGATACAAGGGTGTTGAATGGAAGAAGAGAAAAGAAAACCAAAAGGCACTAGACATATTCAATTTCTTAAGCAAGAAAAGATTCGTTTTGCTTTTGGATGACATATGGAGGAAAGTAGATTTAACCGAGATTGGCATCCCTAACCCAACAAGCCAAAACGGATGCAAGATAGTATTCACAACTCGCTCTCTAGGCGTATGTACAAGCATGGGTGTCCATGAACCAATGGAGGTACGATGTTTAAGCACAAACGATGCGTGGGACTTGTTCAAGAAGAAAGTTGGGCAAAACACACTTGATATACATCCTGACATTCCCAAGATCGCAAGAAAAGTCGCTGGAGCATGCCGTGGCTTGCCTCTAGCGTTGAATGTAATCGGAGAGACAATGTCATGTAAGAAGACGACACAAGAATGGTACCATGCGGTTGATGTTTTGAAAACTTACGCTGCGGATTTTAGTGACGTGAAGGAGAAGATACTCCCCATTTTGAAGTACAGCTATGATAATCTTGAAGGTGAAAATGTCAAATCTTGCTTCCTGTATTGCTCTCTGTTTCCTGAAGATGCTTTGATAGACAAAGAGAGGGTTATAGATTATTGGATATGTGAAGGGTTTATTCATGGAGTTGAGAGTAAAGAAAGAGCTGTGAACCAAGGGTATGAGATACTAGGCACCCTTGTGTGCGCCTCTTTATTACAGGAAGGAGGGAAGTACGACAACAAGTCATACGTGAGAATGCATGATGTGGTTCGAGAGATGTCACTGTGGATAGCATCTGATCTTGAGAAGCATAAAGGGAGTTACATCGTACGAGCTGGTGTGGGGTTAAACGAAGTACCAAAGGTCCAGAACTGGCAGCTTGTGACAAGGATGTCACTGGTGAATAATAAGATCAAAGAGATAGACGAGAGTCATCTTGAATGTCCTAACCTTACAACTCTTCTCCTTCAGAACAATCGCTGTCTTGTAACTATCTCCGGTGAATTCTTCAGGTCTATGCCAAGACTAGTTGTTTTGGATCTTTCATGGAACGTTGATCTCAAAGTCTTACCTGAGCAAATATCAGAGTTGGTTTCATTGCGGTATCTCGACTTGTCAGAGTCAAACATTGTGAGATTACCGGTTGGTTTACAAAAGCTGAAAAGACTGATGCATCTGAATCTAGAGTCTATGCTGTGTCTCGAAGGTGTCTCAGGGATATCGAATCTGTCGAGTTTGAAGACGTTGAAGCTACTTAACTTCATAATGTGGCCAACCATGAGCTTACTAGAGGAGCTCGAACGTTTGGAACATTTAGAAGTTCTGACCGTAGAGATCACGTCAAGTTCGGTATTGAAACAGCTCTTGTGCTCTCATAGGTTGGTGAGATGTCTTCAAAAGCTATCTATCAAGTACATAGAGGAAGAGTCAGTCAGAGTTTTGACTTTGCCATCAATACAAGATCTACGTGAAGTCTTCATAGGAGGGTGTGGGATCCGGGAGATAATGATAGAGAGGAACACAGTGCTGACAAGTCCATGCTTACCTCACCTATCCAAAGTTTTGATTGCTGGTTGCAATGGTCTCAAGGATTTGACGTGGCTTTTGTTCGCTCCTAACCTCACTCATCTAAGTGTCTGGAACTCAAGCCAACTAGAAGAGATAATAAGCCAAGAGAACGCTGCAGGGGTTGAGATTGTTCCTTTTAGGAAGCTAGAATATCTACACTTGTGGGATTTGCCTGAGCTGATGAGCATCTACTGGAGTCCTTTGCCGTTTCCGTATTTGAGTCTGATCAATGTACAAAACGATTGTCAAAAGCTGAGAAAGCTTCCGTTGGATTCTCAGAGTAGTGTTGCGGGTGAAGAGCTTGTCATAGAGTACGGAGCTGAAGAATGGAAAGAGAAGCTTGAATGGGCGGATGAAGCCACTAGACTCCGTTTCTTACCTTCATGCAAGTTGGTTTTGTATGATGTTTGA